A portion of the Bulleidia sp. zg-1006 genome contains these proteins:
- a CDS encoding helix-turn-helix domain-containing protein yields the protein MDIGARIKQLRLKNDLTLEELASRTELTKGFLSQLERNLTSPSIQSLADVAEALGVNLSGFFQEDVEEQIVFQAEDAFVDEQEGVKTFWIVPNAQKNRMEPIRLVIEPNHQSKVLEPHEGEEFGYVLSGRVHVVTQSHPKGYVVRKGDSFYLTGKEIHWIENRAKKMAELLWVSTPPKF from the coding sequence ATTGATATTGGTGCAAGAATAAAACAATTAAGATTAAAAAATGATCTCACATTAGAGGAATTGGCTTCAAGAACGGAATTAACCAAGGGTTTTTTATCCCAATTAGAACGAAATCTGACTTCGCCATCCATTCAAAGTTTGGCTGATGTGGCAGAAGCCTTAGGGGTAAATTTAAGTGGTTTTTTTCAAGAAGATGTTGAGGAACAAATTGTCTTTCAAGCAGAAGATGCTTTTGTGGATGAACAAGAGGGTGTCAAAACCTTTTGGATTGTCCCCAATGCGCAGAAAAATAGAATGGAACCCATTCGTTTGGTTATTGAACCAAATCATCAATCAAAAGTCTTAGAGCCCCATGAGGGTGAAGAATTCGGTTATGTGTTAAGTGGAAGAGTCCATGTGGTTACCCAATCCCATCCAAAAGGATATGTGGTTCGTAAGGGAGATAGCTTTTATCTAACTGGAAAAGAAATCCATTGGATTGAAAATAGAGCTAAAAAAATGGCGGAATTATTGTGGGTATCAACCCCACCAAAATTTTAG
- the trxA gene encoding thioredoxin, whose product MNVIKNMAEYDAILKDNEKVFVDFYADWCGPCKMVGPLVEQLSNEISDVTFVKVNVDEQPEIAQRYGIMSIPTLIAFKNGQAVTTTVGFKPKEELEQVIKAL is encoded by the coding sequence ATGAATGTAATTAAAAATATGGCTGAATACGATGCAATCCTAAAAGACAATGAAAAAGTATTTGTGGATTTCTATGCGGATTGGTGTGGTCCATGTAAGATGGTTGGTCCATTAGTGGAACAATTATCCAATGAAATTAGTGACGTAACTTTTGTGAAAGTGAATGTGGATGAACAGCCAGAAATTGCTCAACGTTATGGTATTATGTCTATTCCAACATTGATTGCTTTCAAGAATGGTCAAGCTGTTACAACAACGGTTGGTTTCAAACCGAAGGAAGAATTAGAACAAGTTATCAAGGCTTTATAA
- the nagB gene encoding glucosamine-6-phosphate deaminase encodes MFKIMVKKNYEEVSEAAFEAFRPVMDKENCVLGLATGSSPLGLYKKMIEDHQKNGTSYAKAISFNLDEYVGLPRNHKESYYTFMHENLFNHIDIKEENTHVPNGETGNPEQECKDYETALKKVSVDVQILGIGSDGHIAFNEPGASFESETHVMELTEQTRQDNARFFAGDINQVPTLAITQGLASIMRAKKIILIATGANKAQAVKNMLEGEKSVDCPASILQDHADVTVILDEMAASSLSK; translated from the coding sequence ATGTTTAAAATCATGGTTAAGAAAAATTATGAGGAAGTTTCAGAAGCTGCTTTTGAAGCATTCCGTCCGGTGATGGATAAAGAAAATTGTGTATTAGGTTTGGCGACCGGTTCTAGTCCGCTTGGCTTATACAAGAAAATGATTGAAGACCATCAAAAAAATGGTACATCCTATGCTAAGGCAATTAGCTTTAATTTAGATGAATACGTTGGTTTACCAAGAAATCACAAAGAAAGCTATTATACTTTTATGCATGAAAATTTATTTAATCATATTGATATTAAAGAAGAAAATACGCATGTTCCAAATGGTGAAACCGGCAATCCTGAACAAGAATGCAAAGATTATGAAACTGCTTTAAAGAAGGTATCCGTGGATGTACAAATCTTAGGTATTGGATCCGATGGTCATATTGCCTTTAATGAACCGGGGGCTTCTTTTGAAAGTGAAACACATGTTATGGAATTAACGGAACAAACACGTCAAGATAATGCTCGTTTCTTTGCGGGGGACATAAACCAAGTGCCTACCTTAGCTATTACGCAAGGTTTGGCTTCTATTATGCGCGCTAAGAAAATTATCTTAATTGCGACTGGTGCCAATAAAGCCCAAGCGGTTAAGAATATGTTAGAAGGGGAGAAGAGTGTGGATTGTCCAGCTTCTATTCTTCAAGACCATGCGGATGTGACAGTTATCTTAGATGAGATGGCAGCTTCTTCTTTGAGCAAATAA
- a CDS encoding aldose 1-epimerase family protein: MSTYTIENQWVLVQVDEQAAEIHHFQSKENGLEYMWQGNPKYWSGRNPTLFPMVGKSKSGYLTIKGKPYQMGNHGFTRNSLFHCIHHDENTIAMVLEDSEDTLKQYPYHFRLVIDYILVAKKLVIHYSIENKNEEVMPFHFGLHPAFNCPLEKGKHQQDYHIELAQEELVNGVLTSKIDLDPVELRKTIILEKPSSRWSKLSDGKHFVKVFHDGYPWLAYWSPEAPFVCIEPWYSHTDFTENHLDYEEREGCIKIEPKGVWQCSYSIEID, translated from the coding sequence ATGAGTACATATACAATTGAAAATCAATGGGTTTTGGTTCAAGTTGATGAACAAGCCGCTGAAATTCATCATTTCCAATCCAAAGAAAATGGTTTGGAATATATGTGGCAAGGTAATCCGAAGTATTGGTCCGGTAGAAATCCAACACTTTTTCCTATGGTTGGAAAAAGTAAGAGTGGCTATTTAACCATCAAAGGGAAGCCTTATCAGATGGGTAACCACGGCTTTACAAGAAATAGCTTATTTCATTGCATACATCACGATGAAAATACCATTGCGATGGTTTTAGAGGATAGTGAAGACACATTAAAGCAATATCCATACCACTTTCGCTTAGTGATTGACTACATATTAGTTGCTAAAAAGTTAGTGATTCATTATTCCATTGAAAATAAGAATGAAGAAGTGATGCCCTTTCATTTCGGCTTGCATCCAGCTTTCAATTGTCCTTTAGAAAAAGGAAAGCATCAACAAGACTATCACATTGAACTTGCGCAAGAAGAACTAGTGAATGGTGTTTTAACAAGCAAGATTGATTTAGATCCAGTGGAATTGCGAAAAACCATCATTTTAGAAAAGCCAAGTAGTCGATGGTCAAAATTAAGCGATGGAAAACATTTTGTAAAAGTTTTTCATGATGGCTATCCTTGGCTTGCTTATTGGTCACCAGAAGCGCCTTTTGTTTGCATAGAACCGTGGTATTCTCATACCGATTTTACAGAAAATCATTTGGACTATGAGGAAAGAGAAGGATGTATTAAAATAGAACCTAAGGGAGTATGGCAGTGTTCCTATTCCATTGAAATTGATTAA
- the pta gene encoding phosphate acetyltransferase: MAFIDSIKEKAKADKKTIVLPEAEDERTLRAAAKILEEDLANLILLGDKEKVKDDAKKLALNIDQATIINPKTSDKLDIYVTTLTELRKAKGMSEELARKTLSEDNTTFGVMMVKLDEADGLVSGACHSTANTLRPALQILKTAANAKLVSAFFVMSTVNKDLGENGTFIFADCGLNQDPTAEQLASIGADSAKSFEYLVGGEAKVAFLSHSTKGSAKHALVDKVREAAEIAARDYSDLKSDGELQLDAAIIPEVAALKATNSTVAGHANVLVFPNLDAGNIGYKLVQRLGNAEAYGPMLQGIAKPVNDLSRGCSWEDIVGVVALTAVQAQQK, translated from the coding sequence ATGGCATTTATTGATTCCATTAAGGAAAAAGCGAAAGCGGATAAAAAAACGATTGTTTTGCCTGAAGCGGAAGATGAAAGAACCCTCCGTGCCGCGGCTAAAATTTTAGAAGAAGATTTAGCAAATTTAATTTTATTGGGGGATAAAGAAAAAGTGAAAGATGATGCTAAAAAATTGGCTTTGAATATTGACCAAGCAACCATCATCAATCCAAAAACAAGTGATAAGTTAGATATCTATGTAACAACTTTAACTGAACTTCGTAAAGCAAAAGGGATGAGTGAAGAATTAGCTCGTAAGACTTTGAGTGAAGATAACACGACTTTTGGTGTTATGATGGTGAAGTTAGACGAAGCAGATGGGTTGGTATCAGGTGCTTGTCACTCAACCGCCAATACCCTACGCCCTGCTTTACAAATCTTAAAGACGGCGGCAAACGCTAAGTTAGTTTCTGCTTTCTTTGTGATGAGTACGGTGAATAAGGATTTAGGTGAAAATGGTACCTTCATTTTCGCTGACTGTGGTTTAAATCAAGATCCAACAGCTGAACAATTAGCTTCAATTGGGGCTGATTCGGCTAAGAGTTTTGAGTATCTTGTTGGCGGAGAAGCGAAAGTAGCTTTCTTAAGTCATTCCACAAAAGGTAGTGCTAAACATGCTTTAGTGGATAAAGTAAGAGAAGCGGCTGAAATCGCCGCTCGTGACTATAGTGATTTGAAATCCGATGGTGAATTGCAATTGGATGCAGCTATTATTCCGGAAGTTGCCGCCTTAAAGGCAACAAACTCCACTGTAGCAGGACATGCCAATGTCTTGGTATTCCCTAACCTAGATGCTGGTAATATTGGTTATAAATTAGTTCAACGCTTAGGTAATGCGGAAGCCTATGGTCCTATGTTACAAGGAATTGCGAAACCGGTGAATGATTTATCCCGTGGTTGTTCTTGGGAAGATATTGTTGGTGTTGTCGCATTAACTGCTGTTCAAGCTCAACAAAAATAA
- a CDS encoding haloacid dehalogenase-like hydrolase, with product MNVYDWDKTIYDGDSTFGFIRYLFCHYPKTLLNLPRIIFFGIGYGLQLVSKQSFKENLFHLFVYVKDMPLATKRFCESHLDHVKSFYQQKEDDVIISASPEFLIQEFGRLLHIQCIIASPVEQKTGHYMGLNCHGEEKVKRFYKRFPKGEIHEFYSDSLSDTLLAQLAKKAFLVKKEKVFDWPK from the coding sequence ATGAATGTCTATGATTGGGATAAGACTATTTATGATGGTGATTCTACTTTTGGTTTTATTCGCTATTTATTTTGCCATTATCCAAAGACTTTACTTAATTTACCAAGAATCATCTTTTTTGGAATTGGCTATGGCTTACAGCTTGTTTCAAAACAAAGCTTCAAGGAAAACCTGTTTCATTTGTTTGTGTATGTGAAAGATATGCCTCTTGCAACAAAACGGTTCTGTGAAAGTCATTTAGACCATGTAAAATCCTTTTATCAACAAAAAGAAGATGATGTGATAATTTCTGCTTCCCCTGAATTTTTAATTCAAGAATTTGGTCGTTTACTACACATCCAATGCATTATAGCGTCACCTGTTGAACAAAAAACAGGTCATTATATGGGTCTAAATTGTCATGGAGAAGAGAAGGTAAAACGTTTTTACAAACGTTTTCCAAAGGGAGAAATTCATGAATTTTACTCGGATTCATTAAGCGATACACTTTTGGCGCAACTAGCAAAAAAAGCCTTTTTAGTAAAAAAGGAGAAAGTGTTCGATTGGCCAAAATAA
- a CDS encoding IS3 family transposase, translating to MFYGVEYTFHSLDELQKGMEECIDDNNQRITTKLKGLTPVEYRNQSLYINLKLTLLRYSMFLILRHLWNRSFFTW from the coding sequence CTGTTTTATGGAGTTGAATATACATTTCATTCATTAGATGAATTACAAAAGGGGATGGAAGAGTGCATTGATGATAATAATCAAAGAATTACCACAAAATTAAAAGGATTAACCCCTGTAGAATACAGAAATCAATCCTTATATATTAATTTGAAATTGACTTTACTTCGTTACTCTATGTTTTTAATATTGAGGCATTTGTGGAACAGGAGCTTCTTTACTTGGTAA
- the groL gene encoding chaperonin GroEL (60 kDa chaperone family; promotes refolding of misfolded polypeptides especially under stressful conditions; forms two stacked rings of heptamers to form a barrel-shaped 14mer; ends can be capped by GroES; misfolded proteins enter the barrel where they are refolded when GroES binds), producing the protein MAKELKYAKEARDLMVEGVNQLADAVKITLGPKGRNVVLEKSFGSPVITNDGVTIAKEVELEDKFQNMGAKLVYEAANNTNEVAGDGTTTATILTQAMINAGLKAVDKGANPVLMREGMEKAAKEAAKALLNSSKQITTNEDIKNIATISSGSEEVGEIIAQAMSKVGNDGVINVDESRSFETVLEMTEGMQYDKGYVSPYMVSDRDKMEVSLDSPYILVTDQKINTIQEILPLLEEVVKVNKPLVLIAEDYDNEVMSTLIINKLRGTFNVVATKAPGFGDNSKNQLADIAVMTGASFCSKDLNQNLADLTLADLGSAKKVVVSKDKTTIIDGAGDKEEVSNRVSEIKKTIENTTSDYDKKKLQERLGKLTNGVALIKVGATTETELKEKKLRIEDALNATKAAVEEGVVSGGGLALIEAYKEVKSSLKEDVVDVQRGVNVVLEALKTPICQIAENAGFDGNEILERQLAENKGIGFNAKKGEWVNLSKTGIIDPTKVTRSALLNAASISGLFLTTEAAIADLPSKEAPVPQMPQY; encoded by the coding sequence ATGGCAAAAGAATTAAAATATGCAAAAGAAGCACGTGATTTAATGGTAGAGGGAGTCAATCAATTAGCCGATGCAGTTAAGATTACTCTTGGTCCAAAGGGAAGAAATGTGGTGTTGGAAAAGTCATTTGGTTCACCGGTGATTACCAATGATGGTGTCACCATTGCCAAAGAAGTGGAATTAGAGGATAAGTTTCAAAATATGGGGGCGAAGTTGGTTTATGAAGCAGCGAATAACACCAATGAAGTAGCAGGAGATGGAACCACCACTGCCACTATCTTGACACAAGCCATGATTAACGCTGGCTTAAAGGCAGTGGATAAAGGAGCTAATCCGGTTTTAATGAGAGAAGGAATGGAAAAAGCGGCTAAGGAAGCAGCGAAGGCTTTATTAAATTCTTCTAAACAAATCACCACTAATGAAGATATTAAAAACATTGCGACGATTTCTTCGGGAAGTGAAGAAGTAGGTGAAATCATTGCTCAAGCAATGTCTAAAGTTGGTAATGATGGTGTTATCAATGTGGATGAATCTCGTTCTTTTGAAACAGTATTAGAAATGACGGAAGGTATGCAGTACGATAAGGGATATGTTTCTCCATATATGGTTTCTGATCGCGATAAGATGGAAGTTTCTTTAGATAGCCCTTATATTTTAGTGACAGATCAAAAGATTAACACCATTCAAGAAATTCTTCCTTTGCTAGAAGAAGTAGTGAAAGTGAATAAGCCATTGGTCTTGATTGCGGAAGATTATGATAATGAAGTGATGAGTACTTTAATTATCAATAAGCTAAGAGGAACCTTTAATGTGGTCGCAACGAAGGCGCCGGGTTTTGGTGATAACTCGAAGAACCAATTAGCAGACATTGCCGTTATGACTGGTGCTTCTTTCTGCTCAAAGGATTTAAATCAAAATTTAGCAGACTTAACTTTAGCTGATCTTGGTTCAGCGAAGAAGGTGGTTGTATCGAAAGATAAGACAACGATTATTGATGGTGCTGGTGATAAAGAAGAAGTTTCAAATCGTGTTTCGGAAATTAAGAAGACGATTGAAAATACAACATCTGATTATGATAAGAAAAAACTTCAAGAACGCTTAGGTAAGCTAACCAATGGTGTTGCTTTGATTAAGGTTGGAGCAACCACAGAAACAGAATTAAAAGAAAAGAAATTGAGAATCGAAGATGCCTTGAATGCAACGAAAGCCGCTGTTGAAGAAGGTGTTGTGTCTGGTGGCGGCTTAGCGTTGATTGAAGCTTATAAGGAAGTGAAGTCTAGTCTTAAGGAAGATGTAGTGGATGTACAACGTGGTGTAAATGTTGTGCTAGAAGCTTTAAAAACACCAATTTGTCAGATTGCTGAAAACGCCGGTTTTGATGGCAATGAAATTCTTGAAAGACAATTAGCGGAAAATAAGGGGATTGGTTTTAATGCTAAGAAAGGTGAATGGGTAAATCTCTCTAAGACAGGTATTATTGATCCAACTAAGGTGACTCGTTCAGCTTTACTCAATGCGGCTAGTATCTCTGGTTTATTCTTGACAACGGAAGCGGCGATTGCGGATTTACCAAGTAAAGAAGCTCCTGTTCCACAAATGCCTCAATATTAA
- a CDS encoding co-chaperone GroES, which yields MLKPLRDYVVLEKVKEETVTASGIVLKTKEAGDEPSHALVLAVGPGLTENGNLIPIDLKKGQHVIYKKYSGTEVKDNDEEYLLIKAEDILAIVE from the coding sequence ATGTTAAAACCATTGCGAGATTATGTTGTGTTGGAAAAAGTAAAGGAAGAAACCGTTACGGCATCCGGAATCGTTTTGAAGACAAAAGAAGCTGGCGATGAACCAAGTCATGCGTTAGTCTTAGCGGTTGGTCCGGGTTTAACCGAAAATGGAAACTTAATTCCAATTGATTTGAAAAAAGGTCAACATGTCATCTATAAGAAGTATAGTGGTACAGAAGTAAAAGATAATGACGAAGAATATTTATTGATTAAGGCTGAAGATATTTTAGCCATTGTTGAATAG
- the pheT gene encoding phenylalanine--tRNA ligase subunit beta yields the protein MKLSYKWLSQYVDLKGISAQELAQSLTRSGHEVEGLETLASATGLVIGEIIESEPIPKTHLNKVQVRISDTDIKQIICGAPNCRTGLKVIVALPGAKLPMGEISAKPVHNLESNGMLCSLKELGVDTKLLRDKQINGIEELNQDAPVGETNVLAYLGLDDTILDISLTANRSDCLSMWAMAREVAAIVNRKVTLPTLQEHREVPSSFQIHLKTEKASYYLGKVIGRVKVGPSPKWLKEALISSGINSINNVVDISNYVMLETGQPLHFYQLSKLKNHSIEVVDGHQEKIRALDGVEFQLEPEDIVIETSGHFAGIAGVMGGEESMIDDETTSIFMEAAHFSTVQIRHTATRLNLMTEAASRFIKGMDPLAAQQAIQRATDLLVELAEGAEIEETVEAGQDGYTAIEIKETLSHLNQVLGTKFTLEQVSSILERLNFTPLVQGDEITCYIPSYRRDMELDADVQEEVIRLLGYDDLDTTLPRMEATVGERNERQIAKRKTRETLISFGLQEIVTYTLQSKEESEKALWPLGEAISLSMPMSEARSHLRTSLMTSVLASVQYNIAHKNYPLAFYEISKVYAKGLEQERLSIFLEGNYQEDKLFGLEEKSDFYTLKGILMAWLKKFGIQQDHIEIKENNEYISHFHPYRSALVYLNHQLLAIFGEVHPTLQKQYSLKEAFYAEVNLEVFYQVKRKLLHFKELDRYPSVDRDIALVVKKEIPAQKIVDTIRQNGKQLVRQVDIFDVYEGKHVAKEDKSIALRIRYQDSEHTLQESEVNEIHESILHELKEKCQAVLRS from the coding sequence ATGAAATTAAGTTATAAATGGTTATCACAATATGTGGATTTAAAGGGTATTTCAGCCCAAGAATTAGCTCAATCTTTAACCCGTTCCGGTCATGAAGTTGAAGGACTAGAAACCTTAGCAAGTGCAACAGGCTTGGTGATTGGTGAAATCATTGAATCAGAGCCTATTCCAAAAACCCATTTGAATAAAGTTCAAGTACGTATTTCCGATACAGATATTAAACAAATTATTTGCGGAGCTCCAAATTGTCGAACAGGATTGAAAGTAATCGTCGCTTTACCGGGAGCTAAGTTACCAATGGGTGAAATCAGTGCCAAACCAGTTCATAATTTAGAATCGAATGGTATGTTATGTAGCTTAAAGGAATTAGGTGTTGATACCAAATTACTCAGGGATAAACAAATCAATGGTATTGAAGAATTAAATCAGGATGCTCCAGTTGGTGAAACGAATGTGTTAGCCTATCTTGGTTTAGATGATACGATTTTAGATATTTCTTTAACTGCTAACCGTTCGGACTGTTTATCAATGTGGGCAATGGCTAGAGAAGTAGCGGCGATTGTAAATAGAAAGGTAACACTGCCAACATTACAAGAACATAGGGAAGTGCCATCTTCCTTTCAAATTCACTTAAAGACTGAAAAAGCATCGTATTATTTAGGAAAAGTAATTGGTAGAGTGAAAGTTGGTCCTAGTCCAAAGTGGTTAAAGGAAGCCCTTATTTCTTCCGGCATCAACAGTATTAATAATGTTGTCGATATTTCCAATTACGTTATGTTAGAAACAGGGCAACCGCTTCATTTTTATCAACTTAGTAAATTAAAAAACCATTCCATTGAAGTGGTAGATGGTCATCAAGAAAAAATTAGAGCCTTAGATGGTGTGGAATTCCAATTAGAACCAGAAGATATTGTTATTGAAACAAGTGGTCATTTTGCGGGCATTGCCGGTGTAATGGGTGGTGAAGAGTCCATGATTGATGATGAAACAACTTCGATTTTCATGGAAGCGGCACATTTCTCAACTGTACAAATTCGTCATACCGCAACGCGCTTGAATTTAATGACAGAGGCGGCTTCTCGTTTCATAAAGGGAATGGATCCATTAGCGGCTCAACAAGCTATTCAAAGGGCAACGGATCTTCTGGTTGAACTAGCAGAAGGTGCTGAGATTGAAGAAACGGTTGAAGCAGGACAGGATGGCTATACCGCTATTGAAATCAAAGAGACACTAAGTCATTTAAATCAAGTTTTAGGCACTAAATTCACCTTAGAACAAGTTTCTTCCATTCTCGAAAGATTGAATTTTACACCATTGGTGCAAGGAGATGAAATCACTTGTTATATTCCAAGCTATAGAAGAGATATGGAATTAGATGCGGATGTACAAGAAGAAGTGATTCGTTTGTTAGGATACGATGATTTAGATACAACCCTACCACGCATGGAAGCAACCGTCGGGGAAAGAAACGAACGCCAAATAGCCAAGCGTAAGACAAGAGAAACACTTATCTCTTTTGGTTTACAAGAGATTGTGACTTATACGTTACAATCCAAAGAAGAAAGTGAAAAAGCTTTATGGCCTTTGGGAGAAGCGATTTCTTTATCCATGCCGATGTCAGAGGCGAGAAGCCATTTGCGTACTTCTTTAATGACATCTGTATTAGCCAGTGTTCAATACAACATAGCCCATAAGAATTATCCATTAGCTTTCTATGAAATTTCAAAAGTGTATGCGAAGGGATTGGAACAAGAACGCTTATCCATTTTCTTAGAAGGAAATTATCAAGAGGATAAGTTATTTGGTTTAGAAGAAAAAAGTGATTTCTATACCTTAAAAGGTATTTTAATGGCTTGGTTAAAGAAATTTGGTATTCAGCAAGATCACATTGAAATCAAGGAAAACAATGAATATATAAGCCACTTTCATCCATACCGTTCGGCTTTGGTTTACTTGAATCATCAACTCTTAGCTATTTTTGGTGAAGTTCATCCAACGCTTCAAAAACAATATTCCTTAAAAGAAGCTTTCTATGCGGAAGTAAACTTAGAAGTTTTCTATCAAGTGAAAAGAAAGCTTCTTCACTTTAAGGAATTAGACCGCTATCCTTCAGTGGATCGTGACATTGCCTTGGTTGTTAAGAAGGAAATACCCGCGCAAAAGATTGTTGATACCATTCGTCAAAATGGGAAGCAGTTAGTTCGTCAAGTGGATATTTTTGATGTTTATGAAGGAAAACACGTTGCTAAAGAAGACAAGTCCATTGCTTTAAGAATTCGTTATCAAGATAGTGAACATACATTACAAGAAAGTGAAGTTAATGAGATTCATGAAAGTATTTTGCATGAATTAAAAGAAAAGTGTCAAGCGGTTTTACGTTCGTAA
- the pheS gene encoding phenylalanine--tRNA ligase subunit alpha, which produces MNESIKHLQEKALQVIQEAKDLDILNQLRIDYLGKKGSIQALMSQMKDLPKEEKPAFGQEVNALKQSVTKAIEQVQKILEEQQLFARLEKEKIDISLNGHQRKLGTKHPLLAIQDDIEELFLGMGYTIADGPEVELDHYNFELANIPKDHPARDMQDTFYIDPNTLLRTHTTAMQMRELEKANGQGTIKLICPGKVYRRDDDDATHSHQFMQCEGLVVGEDIRLSDLKGTLLALANTMFGKGRQIRFRPSYFPFTEPSVEVDVSCPFCEGSGCHVCKQSGWIEILGAGMVHPKVLEMNGFNSKKYNGFAFGVGLERVAMLKYGIDDIRHFYTNDTRFLDQFQELD; this is translated from the coding sequence ATGAACGAATCCATTAAACATTTACAAGAAAAAGCTTTGCAAGTTATTCAAGAGGCTAAAGATTTAGATATTTTAAATCAACTAAGAATTGATTATTTAGGAAAGAAAGGTTCTATCCAAGCATTAATGAGCCAAATGAAAGACTTACCAAAAGAAGAAAAGCCGGCTTTTGGTCAAGAAGTCAATGCCTTAAAACAAAGTGTTACGAAGGCTATCGAACAAGTTCAAAAGATTCTTGAAGAACAACAACTCTTCGCCCGTTTAGAAAAAGAAAAAATTGATATTAGTTTAAATGGTCACCAAAGAAAGTTGGGAACAAAGCATCCACTATTAGCCATTCAAGACGATATTGAAGAACTATTCTTAGGTATGGGCTATACCATTGCGGATGGACCGGAGGTCGAACTAGACCATTACAATTTTGAGCTGGCGAATATCCCTAAGGACCATCCAGCTAGGGACATGCAGGATACCTTCTATATTGATCCAAACACCTTATTAAGAACACACACCACTGCTATGCAGATGAGAGAATTAGAAAAAGCTAATGGTCAAGGAACGATTAAGCTGATTTGTCCGGGAAAGGTGTATCGTCGTGATGATGATGATGCGACACACTCTCACCAATTTATGCAATGCGAAGGATTGGTTGTGGGTGAGGATATCCGTTTATCCGATTTAAAGGGTACTTTATTAGCCTTGGCAAACACTATGTTTGGTAAAGGTAGACAAATTCGTTTCCGTCCTTCCTATTTTCCTTTTACAGAGCCTTCAGTAGAAGTGGATGTGTCTTGTCCGTTTTGTGAAGGAAGTGGTTGTCATGTTTGTAAGCAATCCGGCTGGATTGAAATTTTAGGAGCTGGTATGGTGCATCCAAAAGTTTTAGAGATGAACGGCTTTAATTCTAAAAAATACAACGGCTTTGCGTTTGGGGTTGGTTTGGAAAGAGTAGCTATGTTGAAGTATGGTATTGATGATATCCGTCATTTCTATACCAATGACACCCGTTTCTTAGACCAATTTCAAGAACTGGACTAG
- a CDS encoding acylphosphatase translates to MKRYYGVVSGRVQGVGFRYFCQSNALRLGLTGLVRNLDNGNVEFYVQGDETRLMVFLDQIQQGDGRFIQVKDYQVKEVDLVPNEKKFSYY, encoded by the coding sequence ATGAAACGTTATTATGGAGTTGTAAGTGGTCGTGTGCAGGGCGTCGGCTTTCGTTATTTTTGTCAATCCAATGCCCTACGTTTAGGTTTGACTGGCTTAGTTAGAAATTTAGATAATGGAAATGTGGAATTTTATGTGCAAGGTGACGAAACAAGACTAATGGTTTTCTTAGATCAAATTCAACAGGGGGATGGTCGTTTTATTCAAGTTAAAGATTATCAAGTCAAAGAAGTTGACTTAGTTCCTAATGAGAAAAAGTTTTCCTATTATTAA
- a CDS encoding IS3 family transposase, whose product MFLGIINIDTNISKKSSDNGYEELKSEIERYIRYYNEQRIKEKLGWMPPVQYRIASMCSA is encoded by the coding sequence GTGTTTTTGGGCATTATTAACATTGACACGAACATAAGCAAAAAAAGTAGTGACAACGGTTATGAAGAATTAAAGTCAGAAATTGAACGATATATAAGGTACTACAATGAACAACGAATTAAAGAAAAACTAGGATGGATGCCACCTGTACAATACAGGATAGCATCCATGTGTTCCGCCTAG